Proteins encoded within one genomic window of Macaca fascicularis isolate 582-1 chromosome 16, T2T-MFA8v1.1:
- the FOXN1 gene encoding forkhead box protein N1 isoform X1 — protein sequence MGRGFAFLTGLRSDWEHLGAPHILAAAQGSLRIRDWVMVSLPPPQSDVTLPGPTRLEGERQGDLMQAPGLPGSPAPQSKHAGFSCSSFVPDGPPERTPSLPPHSPRIASPGPEQVQGHCPAGPGPGPFRLSPSDKYPGFGFEEAPASSPGRFLKGSHVPFHPYKRPFHEDVFLEAETTLALNGHSFKTPGPLEAFEEIPVDVAEAEAFLPGFSAEAWCNGLPYPSQEHGPQVLQGSEVKVKPPVLESGAGMFCYQPPLQHMYCSSQPPFQQYSPGGGSYPVPYLGSSHYPYQRMAPQASTDGHQPLFPKPIYSYSILIFMALKNSKTGSLPVSEIYNFMTEHFPYFKTAPDGWKNSVRHNLSLNKCFEKVENKSGSSSRKGCLWALNPAKIDKMQEELQKWKRKDPIAVRKSMAKPEELDSLIGDKREKLGSPLLGCPPPGLAGSGPIRPLAPPAGLSPPLHSLHPAPGPIPGKNPLQDLLVGHAPSCYGQTYLHLSPGLAPPGPPQPLFPQPDGHLELRAQPGTPQDSPLPAHTPPSHSAKLLAEPSPARTVHDTLLPDGDLGTDLDAINPSLTDFDFQGNLWEQLKDDSLALDPLVLVTSSPTSSSMQPPQPPPHSFPPGPCLTETGSGAGDLASPGSGGSGALGDLQLTTLYSAFMELEPTPPPASAGPSVYLSPSSKPMALA from the exons GACTGGGTGATGGTGTCACTGCCCCCGCCGCAGTCTGACGTCACGCTGCCGGGCCCCACCAGACTGGAGGGCGAGCGCCAAGGGGACCTCATGCAGGCGCCGGGCCTCCCAGGCTCCCCTGCCCCACAGAGT AAGCATGCCGGCTTCAGCTGCTCATCATTTGTGCCCGACGGCCCTCCAGAGAGGACACCCTCACTACCCCCACACAGTCCCCGCATTGCATCACCAGGCCCCGAGCAAGTCCAGGGCCACTGCCCagccggccccggccccggccccttCCGGCTCTCGCCCTCAGACAAGTATCCTGGCTTTGGCTTTGAGGAGGCCCCAGCAAGCAGCCCCGGGCGATTCCTCAAGGGCAGCCATGTGCCCTTCCACCCGTACAAGCGGCCTTTCCATGAGGACGTCTTCCTGGAGgccgagaccaccctggccctcAATGGACACTCCTTTAAGACCCCGGGGCCGCTGGAGGCCTTCGAGGAGATCCCAGTGGACGTGGCGGAGGCCGAGGCCTTCCTGCCTGGCTTCTCAGCAGAGGCCTGGTGTAACGGGCTCCCCTACCCCAGCCAGGAGCATGGCCCCCAAGTTCTG CAGGGTTCAGAGGTCAAGGTCAAGCCCCCAGTTCTGGAGAGCGGTGCTGGGATGTTCTGCtaccagcctcccttgcagcatATGTactgctcctcccagcccccctTCCAGCAG TACTCGCCAGGTGGCGGCAGCTACCCCGTACCCTACCTGGGCTCCTCACACTATCCGTACCAGCGAATGGCACCCCAGGCCAGCACCGATGGGCACCAGCCTCTCTTCCCAAAACCCATCTATTCCTACAG CATCCTCATCTTCATGGCCCTTAAGAACAGTAAAACTGGAAGCCTTCCCGTCAGCGAGATCTACAATTTTATGACGGAGCACTTTCCTTACTTCAAG ACAGCACCTGATGGCTGGAAGAATTCTGTCCGGCACAACCTATCCCTCAACAAGTGCTTCGAGAAGGTGGAGAACAAATCGGGAAGTTCCTCCCGCAAGGGCTGCCTGTGGGCCCTCAATCCGGCCAAGATCGACAAGATGCAAGAGGAGCTGCAGAAGTGGAAGAGGAAAGATCCCATTGCTGTGCGCAAAAGCATGGCCAAGCCAG AAGAGCTGGACAGCCTCATTGGAGACAAGAGAGAAAAGCTGGGCTCCCCGCTCCTGGGCTGTCCACCCCCTGGGCTGGCAGGCTCAGGCCCCATCCGGCCCCTGGCACCCCCAGCTGGCCTCTCCCCGCCGCTGCACTCACTCCACCCAGCTCCAGGCCCCATTCCTGGCAAGAACCCCCTGCAGGACCTACTTGTGGGGCACGCACCCTCCTGCTATGGGCAGACATACTTGCACCTCTCACCAGGCCTGGCCCCTCCTGGACCCCCGCAGCCATTGTTCCCACAGCCGGACGGGCACCTTGAGCTGCGGGCCCAGCCAGGCACCCCCCAGGACTCGCCTCTGCCTGCCCACACCCCACCCAGTCACAGTGCCAAGCTACTGGCCGAGCCTTCCCCAGCCAGGACTGTGCACGACACCCTGCTGCCAGATGGAGACCTTGGCACTGACCTGGATGCCATCAATCCCTCACTCACTGACTTCGACTTCCAGG GAAACCTGTGGGAACAGTTGAAGGATGACAGCTTGGCCCTCGACCCCCTGGTACTGGTGACCTCATCCCCGACATCATCTTCGATGCAGCCACCCCAGCCACCACCCCACAGCTTCCCCCCTGGGCCCTGTCTGACAGAGACAGGCAGTGGGGCAGGTGACTTGGCATCCCCGGGCAGTGGGGGCTCCGGGGCACTGGGTGACCTGCAACTCACCACCCTCTACTCTGCCTTTATGGAGCTGGAGCCTACGCCCCCTCCGGCCTCTGCAGGCCCCTCTGTGTACCTCAGCCCCAGCTCCAAGCCCATGGCCCTGGCATGA
- the FOXN1 gene encoding forkhead box protein N1 isoform X2 — translation MGRGFAFLTGLRSDWEHLGAPHILAAAQGSLRIRDWVMVSLPPPQSDVTLPGPTRLEGERQGDLMQAPGLPGSPAPQSKHAGFSCSSFVPDGPPERTPSLPPHSPRIASPGPEQVQGHCPAGPGPGPFRLSPSDKYPGFGFEEAPASSPGRFLKGSHVPFHPYKRPFHEDVFLEAETTLALNGHSFKTPGPLEAFEEIPVDVAEAEAFLPGFSAEAWCNGLPYPSQEHGPQVLGSEVKVKPPVLESGAGMFCYQPPLQHMYCSSQPPFQQYSPGGGSYPVPYLGSSHYPYQRMAPQASTDGHQPLFPKPIYSYSILIFMALKNSKTGSLPVSEIYNFMTEHFPYFKTAPDGWKNSVRHNLSLNKCFEKVENKSGSSSRKGCLWALNPAKIDKMQEELQKWKRKDPIAVRKSMAKPEELDSLIGDKREKLGSPLLGCPPPGLAGSGPIRPLAPPAGLSPPLHSLHPAPGPIPGKNPLQDLLVGHAPSCYGQTYLHLSPGLAPPGPPQPLFPQPDGHLELRAQPGTPQDSPLPAHTPPSHSAKLLAEPSPARTVHDTLLPDGDLGTDLDAINPSLTDFDFQGNLWEQLKDDSLALDPLVLVTSSPTSSSMQPPQPPPHSFPPGPCLTETGSGAGDLASPGSGGSGALGDLQLTTLYSAFMELEPTPPPASAGPSVYLSPSSKPMALA, via the exons GACTGGGTGATGGTGTCACTGCCCCCGCCGCAGTCTGACGTCACGCTGCCGGGCCCCACCAGACTGGAGGGCGAGCGCCAAGGGGACCTCATGCAGGCGCCGGGCCTCCCAGGCTCCCCTGCCCCACAGAGT AAGCATGCCGGCTTCAGCTGCTCATCATTTGTGCCCGACGGCCCTCCAGAGAGGACACCCTCACTACCCCCACACAGTCCCCGCATTGCATCACCAGGCCCCGAGCAAGTCCAGGGCCACTGCCCagccggccccggccccggccccttCCGGCTCTCGCCCTCAGACAAGTATCCTGGCTTTGGCTTTGAGGAGGCCCCAGCAAGCAGCCCCGGGCGATTCCTCAAGGGCAGCCATGTGCCCTTCCACCCGTACAAGCGGCCTTTCCATGAGGACGTCTTCCTGGAGgccgagaccaccctggccctcAATGGACACTCCTTTAAGACCCCGGGGCCGCTGGAGGCCTTCGAGGAGATCCCAGTGGACGTGGCGGAGGCCGAGGCCTTCCTGCCTGGCTTCTCAGCAGAGGCCTGGTGTAACGGGCTCCCCTACCCCAGCCAGGAGCATGGCCCCCAAGTTCTG GGTTCAGAGGTCAAGGTCAAGCCCCCAGTTCTGGAGAGCGGTGCTGGGATGTTCTGCtaccagcctcccttgcagcatATGTactgctcctcccagcccccctTCCAGCAG TACTCGCCAGGTGGCGGCAGCTACCCCGTACCCTACCTGGGCTCCTCACACTATCCGTACCAGCGAATGGCACCCCAGGCCAGCACCGATGGGCACCAGCCTCTCTTCCCAAAACCCATCTATTCCTACAG CATCCTCATCTTCATGGCCCTTAAGAACAGTAAAACTGGAAGCCTTCCCGTCAGCGAGATCTACAATTTTATGACGGAGCACTTTCCTTACTTCAAG ACAGCACCTGATGGCTGGAAGAATTCTGTCCGGCACAACCTATCCCTCAACAAGTGCTTCGAGAAGGTGGAGAACAAATCGGGAAGTTCCTCCCGCAAGGGCTGCCTGTGGGCCCTCAATCCGGCCAAGATCGACAAGATGCAAGAGGAGCTGCAGAAGTGGAAGAGGAAAGATCCCATTGCTGTGCGCAAAAGCATGGCCAAGCCAG AAGAGCTGGACAGCCTCATTGGAGACAAGAGAGAAAAGCTGGGCTCCCCGCTCCTGGGCTGTCCACCCCCTGGGCTGGCAGGCTCAGGCCCCATCCGGCCCCTGGCACCCCCAGCTGGCCTCTCCCCGCCGCTGCACTCACTCCACCCAGCTCCAGGCCCCATTCCTGGCAAGAACCCCCTGCAGGACCTACTTGTGGGGCACGCACCCTCCTGCTATGGGCAGACATACTTGCACCTCTCACCAGGCCTGGCCCCTCCTGGACCCCCGCAGCCATTGTTCCCACAGCCGGACGGGCACCTTGAGCTGCGGGCCCAGCCAGGCACCCCCCAGGACTCGCCTCTGCCTGCCCACACCCCACCCAGTCACAGTGCCAAGCTACTGGCCGAGCCTTCCCCAGCCAGGACTGTGCACGACACCCTGCTGCCAGATGGAGACCTTGGCACTGACCTGGATGCCATCAATCCCTCACTCACTGACTTCGACTTCCAGG GAAACCTGTGGGAACAGTTGAAGGATGACAGCTTGGCCCTCGACCCCCTGGTACTGGTGACCTCATCCCCGACATCATCTTCGATGCAGCCACCCCAGCCACCACCCCACAGCTTCCCCCCTGGGCCCTGTCTGACAGAGACAGGCAGTGGGGCAGGTGACTTGGCATCCCCGGGCAGTGGGGGCTCCGGGGCACTGGGTGACCTGCAACTCACCACCCTCTACTCTGCCTTTATGGAGCTGGAGCCTACGCCCCCTCCGGCCTCTGCAGGCCCCTCTGTGTACCTCAGCCCCAGCTCCAAGCCCATGGCCCTGGCATGA
- the FOXN1 gene encoding forkhead box protein N1 isoform X3 codes for MGRGFAFLTGLRSDWEHLGAPHILAAAQGSLRIRDWVMVSLPPPQSDVTLPGPTRLEGERQGDLMQAPGLPGSPAPQSHAGFSCSSFVPDGPPERTPSLPPHSPRIASPGPEQVQGHCPAGPGPGPFRLSPSDKYPGFGFEEAPASSPGRFLKGSHVPFHPYKRPFHEDVFLEAETTLALNGHSFKTPGPLEAFEEIPVDVAEAEAFLPGFSAEAWCNGLPYPSQEHGPQVLQGSEVKVKPPVLESGAGMFCYQPPLQHMYCSSQPPFQQYSPGGGSYPVPYLGSSHYPYQRMAPQASTDGHQPLFPKPIYSYSILIFMALKNSKTGSLPVSEIYNFMTEHFPYFKTAPDGWKNSVRHNLSLNKCFEKVENKSGSSSRKGCLWALNPAKIDKMQEELQKWKRKDPIAVRKSMAKPEELDSLIGDKREKLGSPLLGCPPPGLAGSGPIRPLAPPAGLSPPLHSLHPAPGPIPGKNPLQDLLVGHAPSCYGQTYLHLSPGLAPPGPPQPLFPQPDGHLELRAQPGTPQDSPLPAHTPPSHSAKLLAEPSPARTVHDTLLPDGDLGTDLDAINPSLTDFDFQGNLWEQLKDDSLALDPLVLVTSSPTSSSMQPPQPPPHSFPPGPCLTETGSGAGDLASPGSGGSGALGDLQLTTLYSAFMELEPTPPPASAGPSVYLSPSSKPMALA; via the exons GACTGGGTGATGGTGTCACTGCCCCCGCCGCAGTCTGACGTCACGCTGCCGGGCCCCACCAGACTGGAGGGCGAGCGCCAAGGGGACCTCATGCAGGCGCCGGGCCTCCCAGGCTCCCCTGCCCCACAGAGT CATGCCGGCTTCAGCTGCTCATCATTTGTGCCCGACGGCCCTCCAGAGAGGACACCCTCACTACCCCCACACAGTCCCCGCATTGCATCACCAGGCCCCGAGCAAGTCCAGGGCCACTGCCCagccggccccggccccggccccttCCGGCTCTCGCCCTCAGACAAGTATCCTGGCTTTGGCTTTGAGGAGGCCCCAGCAAGCAGCCCCGGGCGATTCCTCAAGGGCAGCCATGTGCCCTTCCACCCGTACAAGCGGCCTTTCCATGAGGACGTCTTCCTGGAGgccgagaccaccctggccctcAATGGACACTCCTTTAAGACCCCGGGGCCGCTGGAGGCCTTCGAGGAGATCCCAGTGGACGTGGCGGAGGCCGAGGCCTTCCTGCCTGGCTTCTCAGCAGAGGCCTGGTGTAACGGGCTCCCCTACCCCAGCCAGGAGCATGGCCCCCAAGTTCTG CAGGGTTCAGAGGTCAAGGTCAAGCCCCCAGTTCTGGAGAGCGGTGCTGGGATGTTCTGCtaccagcctcccttgcagcatATGTactgctcctcccagcccccctTCCAGCAG TACTCGCCAGGTGGCGGCAGCTACCCCGTACCCTACCTGGGCTCCTCACACTATCCGTACCAGCGAATGGCACCCCAGGCCAGCACCGATGGGCACCAGCCTCTCTTCCCAAAACCCATCTATTCCTACAG CATCCTCATCTTCATGGCCCTTAAGAACAGTAAAACTGGAAGCCTTCCCGTCAGCGAGATCTACAATTTTATGACGGAGCACTTTCCTTACTTCAAG ACAGCACCTGATGGCTGGAAGAATTCTGTCCGGCACAACCTATCCCTCAACAAGTGCTTCGAGAAGGTGGAGAACAAATCGGGAAGTTCCTCCCGCAAGGGCTGCCTGTGGGCCCTCAATCCGGCCAAGATCGACAAGATGCAAGAGGAGCTGCAGAAGTGGAAGAGGAAAGATCCCATTGCTGTGCGCAAAAGCATGGCCAAGCCAG AAGAGCTGGACAGCCTCATTGGAGACAAGAGAGAAAAGCTGGGCTCCCCGCTCCTGGGCTGTCCACCCCCTGGGCTGGCAGGCTCAGGCCCCATCCGGCCCCTGGCACCCCCAGCTGGCCTCTCCCCGCCGCTGCACTCACTCCACCCAGCTCCAGGCCCCATTCCTGGCAAGAACCCCCTGCAGGACCTACTTGTGGGGCACGCACCCTCCTGCTATGGGCAGACATACTTGCACCTCTCACCAGGCCTGGCCCCTCCTGGACCCCCGCAGCCATTGTTCCCACAGCCGGACGGGCACCTTGAGCTGCGGGCCCAGCCAGGCACCCCCCAGGACTCGCCTCTGCCTGCCCACACCCCACCCAGTCACAGTGCCAAGCTACTGGCCGAGCCTTCCCCAGCCAGGACTGTGCACGACACCCTGCTGCCAGATGGAGACCTTGGCACTGACCTGGATGCCATCAATCCCTCACTCACTGACTTCGACTTCCAGG GAAACCTGTGGGAACAGTTGAAGGATGACAGCTTGGCCCTCGACCCCCTGGTACTGGTGACCTCATCCCCGACATCATCTTCGATGCAGCCACCCCAGCCACCACCCCACAGCTTCCCCCCTGGGCCCTGTCTGACAGAGACAGGCAGTGGGGCAGGTGACTTGGCATCCCCGGGCAGTGGGGGCTCCGGGGCACTGGGTGACCTGCAACTCACCACCCTCTACTCTGCCTTTATGGAGCTGGAGCCTACGCCCCCTCCGGCCTCTGCAGGCCCCTCTGTGTACCTCAGCCCCAGCTCCAAGCCCATGGCCCTGGCATGA
- the FOXN1 gene encoding forkhead box protein N1 isoform X4 → MVSLPPPQSDVTLPGPTRLEGERQGDLMQAPGLPGSPAPQSKHAGFSCSSFVPDGPPERTPSLPPHSPRIASPGPEQVQGHCPAGPGPGPFRLSPSDKYPGFGFEEAPASSPGRFLKGSHVPFHPYKRPFHEDVFLEAETTLALNGHSFKTPGPLEAFEEIPVDVAEAEAFLPGFSAEAWCNGLPYPSQEHGPQVLQGSEVKVKPPVLESGAGMFCYQPPLQHMYCSSQPPFQQYSPGGGSYPVPYLGSSHYPYQRMAPQASTDGHQPLFPKPIYSYSILIFMALKNSKTGSLPVSEIYNFMTEHFPYFKTAPDGWKNSVRHNLSLNKCFEKVENKSGSSSRKGCLWALNPAKIDKMQEELQKWKRKDPIAVRKSMAKPEELDSLIGDKREKLGSPLLGCPPPGLAGSGPIRPLAPPAGLSPPLHSLHPAPGPIPGKNPLQDLLVGHAPSCYGQTYLHLSPGLAPPGPPQPLFPQPDGHLELRAQPGTPQDSPLPAHTPPSHSAKLLAEPSPARTVHDTLLPDGDLGTDLDAINPSLTDFDFQGNLWEQLKDDSLALDPLVLVTSSPTSSSMQPPQPPPHSFPPGPCLTETGSGAGDLASPGSGGSGALGDLQLTTLYSAFMELEPTPPPASAGPSVYLSPSSKPMALA, encoded by the exons ATGGTGTCACTGCCCCCGCCGCAGTCTGACGTCACGCTGCCGGGCCCCACCAGACTGGAGGGCGAGCGCCAAGGGGACCTCATGCAGGCGCCGGGCCTCCCAGGCTCCCCTGCCCCACAGAGT AAGCATGCCGGCTTCAGCTGCTCATCATTTGTGCCCGACGGCCCTCCAGAGAGGACACCCTCACTACCCCCACACAGTCCCCGCATTGCATCACCAGGCCCCGAGCAAGTCCAGGGCCACTGCCCagccggccccggccccggccccttCCGGCTCTCGCCCTCAGACAAGTATCCTGGCTTTGGCTTTGAGGAGGCCCCAGCAAGCAGCCCCGGGCGATTCCTCAAGGGCAGCCATGTGCCCTTCCACCCGTACAAGCGGCCTTTCCATGAGGACGTCTTCCTGGAGgccgagaccaccctggccctcAATGGACACTCCTTTAAGACCCCGGGGCCGCTGGAGGCCTTCGAGGAGATCCCAGTGGACGTGGCGGAGGCCGAGGCCTTCCTGCCTGGCTTCTCAGCAGAGGCCTGGTGTAACGGGCTCCCCTACCCCAGCCAGGAGCATGGCCCCCAAGTTCTG CAGGGTTCAGAGGTCAAGGTCAAGCCCCCAGTTCTGGAGAGCGGTGCTGGGATGTTCTGCtaccagcctcccttgcagcatATGTactgctcctcccagcccccctTCCAGCAG TACTCGCCAGGTGGCGGCAGCTACCCCGTACCCTACCTGGGCTCCTCACACTATCCGTACCAGCGAATGGCACCCCAGGCCAGCACCGATGGGCACCAGCCTCTCTTCCCAAAACCCATCTATTCCTACAG CATCCTCATCTTCATGGCCCTTAAGAACAGTAAAACTGGAAGCCTTCCCGTCAGCGAGATCTACAATTTTATGACGGAGCACTTTCCTTACTTCAAG ACAGCACCTGATGGCTGGAAGAATTCTGTCCGGCACAACCTATCCCTCAACAAGTGCTTCGAGAAGGTGGAGAACAAATCGGGAAGTTCCTCCCGCAAGGGCTGCCTGTGGGCCCTCAATCCGGCCAAGATCGACAAGATGCAAGAGGAGCTGCAGAAGTGGAAGAGGAAAGATCCCATTGCTGTGCGCAAAAGCATGGCCAAGCCAG AAGAGCTGGACAGCCTCATTGGAGACAAGAGAGAAAAGCTGGGCTCCCCGCTCCTGGGCTGTCCACCCCCTGGGCTGGCAGGCTCAGGCCCCATCCGGCCCCTGGCACCCCCAGCTGGCCTCTCCCCGCCGCTGCACTCACTCCACCCAGCTCCAGGCCCCATTCCTGGCAAGAACCCCCTGCAGGACCTACTTGTGGGGCACGCACCCTCCTGCTATGGGCAGACATACTTGCACCTCTCACCAGGCCTGGCCCCTCCTGGACCCCCGCAGCCATTGTTCCCACAGCCGGACGGGCACCTTGAGCTGCGGGCCCAGCCAGGCACCCCCCAGGACTCGCCTCTGCCTGCCCACACCCCACCCAGTCACAGTGCCAAGCTACTGGCCGAGCCTTCCCCAGCCAGGACTGTGCACGACACCCTGCTGCCAGATGGAGACCTTGGCACTGACCTGGATGCCATCAATCCCTCACTCACTGACTTCGACTTCCAGG GAAACCTGTGGGAACAGTTGAAGGATGACAGCTTGGCCCTCGACCCCCTGGTACTGGTGACCTCATCCCCGACATCATCTTCGATGCAGCCACCCCAGCCACCACCCCACAGCTTCCCCCCTGGGCCCTGTCTGACAGAGACAGGCAGTGGGGCAGGTGACTTGGCATCCCCGGGCAGTGGGGGCTCCGGGGCACTGGGTGACCTGCAACTCACCACCCTCTACTCTGCCTTTATGGAGCTGGAGCCTACGCCCCCTCCGGCCTCTGCAGGCCCCTCTGTGTACCTCAGCCCCAGCTCCAAGCCCATGGCCCTGGCATGA
- the UNC119 gene encoding protein unc-119 homolog A isoform X1: protein MKVKKGGGGAGTGAEPAPGPSGPSVAPIPEPPVESESGSESEPDAGPGPRPGPLQRKQPIGPEDVLGLQRITGDYLCSPEENIYKIDFVRFKIRDMDSGTVLFEIKKPPASERLPINRRDLDPNAGRFVRYQFTPAFLRLRQVGATVEFTVGDKPVNNFRMIERHYFRNQLLKSFDFHFGFCIPSSKNTCEHIYDFPPLSEELISEMIRHPYETQSDSFYFVDDRLVMHNKADYSYSGTP from the exons ATGAAGGTGAAGAAGGGCGGCGGTGGGGCCGGGACGGGGGCGGAGCCCGCTCCCGGGCCCTCGGGCCCGAGCGTGGCCCCCATACCAGAGCCGCCAGTGGAATCTGAATCTGGGTCCGAGTCGGAGCCGGACGcaggcccagggcccaggccGGGGCCGCTGCAGAGGAAGCAGCCGATCGGGCCGGAGGACGTGCTGGGGCTGCAGCGGATCACGGGTG ACTACCTGTGCTCCCCTGAGGAGAATATCTACAAGATCGACTTCGTCAGGTTTAAGATTCGGGACATGGACTCAGGCACTGTCCTCTTTGAAATCAAGAAGCCCCCAGCCTCAG AGCGGTTGCCCATCAACCGGCGGGACCTGGACCCCAATGCTGGGCGCTTTGTCCGCTACCAGTTCACACCTGCCTTCCTCCGCCTGAGGCAGGTGGGAGCCAC GGTGGAGTTCACAGTGGGAGACAAGCCTGTCAACAACTTCCGCATGATCGAGAGGCACTACTTCCGCAACCAGCTACTCAAAAGCTTCGACTTCCACTTTGGCTTCTGCATCCCCAGCAGCAAGAACACCTGCGAGCACATCTACGACTTCCCCCCTCTCTCTGAGGAGCTGA TCAGCGAGATGATCCGTCACCCGTATGAGACCCAGTCTGACAGCTTCTACTTCGTGGATGACCGGCTGGTGATGCACAATAAAGCAGACTATTCCTACAGCGGGACGCCCTGA
- the UNC119 gene encoding protein unc-119 homolog A isoform X2 — translation MKVKKGGGGAGTGAEPAPGPSGPSVAPIPEPPVESESGSESEPDAGPGPRPGPLQRKQPIGPEDVLGLQRITGDYLCSPEENIYKIDFVRFKIRDMDSGTVLFEIKKPPASERLPINRRDLDPNAGRFVRYQFTPAFLRLRQVGATVEFTVGDKPVNNFRMIERHYFRNQLLKSFDFHFGFCIPSSKNTCEHIYDFPPLSEELTR, via the exons ATGAAGGTGAAGAAGGGCGGCGGTGGGGCCGGGACGGGGGCGGAGCCCGCTCCCGGGCCCTCGGGCCCGAGCGTGGCCCCCATACCAGAGCCGCCAGTGGAATCTGAATCTGGGTCCGAGTCGGAGCCGGACGcaggcccagggcccaggccGGGGCCGCTGCAGAGGAAGCAGCCGATCGGGCCGGAGGACGTGCTGGGGCTGCAGCGGATCACGGGTG ACTACCTGTGCTCCCCTGAGGAGAATATCTACAAGATCGACTTCGTCAGGTTTAAGATTCGGGACATGGACTCAGGCACTGTCCTCTTTGAAATCAAGAAGCCCCCAGCCTCAG AGCGGTTGCCCATCAACCGGCGGGACCTGGACCCCAATGCTGGGCGCTTTGTCCGCTACCAGTTCACACCTGCCTTCCTCCGCCTGAGGCAGGTGGGAGCCAC GGTGGAGTTCACAGTGGGAGACAAGCCTGTCAACAACTTCCGCATGATCGAGAGGCACTACTTCCGCAACCAGCTACTCAAAAGCTTCGACTTCCACTTTGGCTTCTGCATCCCCAGCAGCAAGAACACCTGCGAGCACATCTACGACTTCCCCCCTCTCTCTGAGGAGCTGA CGAGATGA